One genomic region from Sphingobacterium multivorum encodes:
- a CDS encoding S41 family peptidase, whose amino-acid sequence MRRIRQIVGLFVTITAITACQRGNRATTLPDELISPKTGTKKELTLDSIYLYAKQLYRWQEALPSYTSFDPRAQYAQIEPEQTAYERELFALSQYALRITEKPYEWSTIPNKPKYSYLERRRTEKKSSGHLASTTTPYRYATHLSYWSVGNKRIAYIYIPSFPQLQTVKAELDQLTVELAQQQVTHLILDLRHNGGGYVETAEYLANLISPPKLDKKVMFSEQFHPNVQQGRAKLLLNQPYLDANGKVVQYKGRPATLADVDYSEKANTHYFIKKGNFNSLQQLSCIVSERTASASELLISCFKPYIPIRLIGQQTFGKPVGFFSIRIGAFDIYLASFLIRNADGWSDYFDGIPVDLALAPVETFRHPGDPKEAWLAAALKDLVGDLRIKAISSASYFPPPADENLLLKTNFRLK is encoded by the coding sequence ATGCGTCGAATCCGCCAAATAGTTGGTCTATTTGTTACAATAACTGCTATAACCGCTTGCCAGCGTGGCAATAGAGCAACGACGCTGCCTGATGAACTCATTAGTCCAAAAACAGGAACAAAAAAAGAATTGACGCTCGACTCAATCTACCTGTATGCCAAACAGCTCTACCGCTGGCAGGAAGCTCTCCCTTCGTATACCAGTTTTGATCCGCGGGCACAGTATGCCCAAATAGAACCCGAGCAAACGGCCTACGAGCGTGAACTTTTTGCCCTCAGCCAATACGCCTTGCGTATAACGGAAAAGCCTTATGAGTGGTCGACCATCCCCAATAAACCCAAATATTCATATTTGGAGCGTCGCCGGACTGAAAAGAAGAGTAGCGGTCACCTAGCAAGTACCACCACCCCCTATCGGTATGCGACTCATCTGTCCTACTGGTCTGTGGGAAACAAACGGATTGCTTATATTTATATCCCCTCTTTTCCCCAACTCCAGACAGTGAAGGCCGAACTCGATCAACTTACGGTCGAACTCGCACAGCAGCAAGTTACTCATTTAATACTCGATCTACGACATAACGGTGGCGGGTATGTGGAGACCGCAGAATATTTGGCCAACCTCATTAGTCCACCCAAACTAGATAAAAAAGTTATGTTCAGCGAGCAATTTCACCCGAATGTACAGCAAGGAAGAGCAAAACTACTCCTTAACCAACCCTATCTTGATGCAAATGGCAAAGTGGTCCAATACAAAGGACGCCCTGCCACCCTTGCCGATGTGGACTATAGTGAAAAGGCCAATACGCATTACTTTATCAAAAAGGGCAATTTTAATTCTTTGCAGCAGCTGTCATGCATTGTATCAGAACGCACGGCTTCGGCTAGTGAATTACTGATCAGCTGCTTCAAACCTTATATTCCGATACGCCTTATTGGTCAGCAGACTTTCGGCAAACCCGTAGGCTTCTTTTCCATACGCATAGGGGCCTTCGATATTTATCTGGCCTCATTTCTCATTCGGAATGCTGATGGCTGGTCTGATTATTTTGATGGCATACCCGTCGACCTGGCCCTAGCTCCGGTCGAAACCTTCCGCCATCCCGGAGATCCCAAGGAAGCCTGGCTTGCAGCAGCATTAAAAGATCTTGTAGGAGACCTACGGATCAAAGCAATTTCATCCGCATCTTATTTTCCACCGCCAGCAGACGAAAATTTGCTACTGAAAACAAATTTTAGGCTAAAGTGA
- a CDS encoding biliverdin-producing heme oxygenase, protein MLSQHIKEQTHAAHQNVEGTIVRQLKNIRSKADYAEVLKGFYAYFRAVEDSIAPFVTAEVLPDLAERRNSSYIKSDIEALGGTVDNLPEATAPTVANVQEALASLYVLEGSIMGGPYIVQMLNKYGVTTGTSFFEGYGENSRDMWAGFTAVLNKYSEDPATYDRAVEIANQTFYNFGEVFTPITSAN, encoded by the coding sequence ATGTTAAGTCAACATATCAAAGAGCAAACGCACGCAGCTCACCAAAACGTAGAAGGAACGATCGTGCGCCAATTGAAAAATATTCGTTCTAAAGCAGATTACGCAGAAGTATTAAAAGGTTTTTATGCTTATTTCCGTGCTGTGGAAGACAGCATCGCTCCTTTCGTAACCGCCGAAGTATTGCCTGATTTGGCTGAACGCCGCAACTCATCCTACATCAAAAGTGATATCGAAGCTTTGGGAGGTACAGTAGATAACCTTCCGGAAGCCACGGCTCCAACGGTAGCCAACGTACAGGAAGCACTTGCATCATTGTATGTCCTAGAAGGATCCATCATGGGAGGCCCATATATCGTACAGATGCTCAATAAGTATGGTGTTACTACCGGCACTTCTTTTTTTGAAGGTTATGGCGAAAATAGCCGTGACATGTGGGCCGGTTTTACAGCGGTATTGAACAAGTATTCAGAAGATCCGGCAACTTACGATCGTGCAGTAGAGATTGCAAACCAAACTTTTTATAACTTTGGCGAAGTATTCACCCCTATTACCAGCGCAAACTAA